The genomic segment TTGGTATTtaatattagaagaaaaaaatctatttttcaacataaacttaataattttttcttctattctaatttttattttttttaaattatttaagtattatttaaaacCATACAATACCATCTACAAATATGTTTGCTTCTCAGTACAATAAAAGTAGGACAAAAATTTGACATCCAAAATAGTGATGGAGATAGGAATAATCAAACCCGCATAATTATTATCCCTACTATAAGAGTACTTAATGGAGAGAAAAATTTAAGAAAGCTCTTACAAGAGCTATAATGAAcaacttaattttcttttgtggAAAGGCTAACGTAGTACATCTGATATGGTATCAATCATATGTTCACTATAATTTCTGAATCATAGTCCATGGGTATTATAGTAGTATATCTGAATTCTGATTACCACTGGGTTGCGCTGCAGCTTTAGAAGAGATTGGTAAATTGACCTCAGCTCAATCAGTTAACTATTGattaacaaaattaactaaagctttaaaaattacaattaaattttattgttgtgTTATATTAATTGCATTCAGTAGTACTCCTATAATTTTCTCCATCTCCAATTATTAGATAGCCAACTTGGTTCACGTACCACATGTCATTATCAATACAAACACCAATTCACCAGGACTTCAAAATTCAGTTAAATACAATGCCACGATGaagattcaaaattttcatatattaaaggCTGAATCACAGCAAAAAACTgtacaaatgaaaaagaaatattaaccAAAACCAGCAAAATTTGGACGGTCTATCTGCGGCTCCTTTCATATTGCACAACTTCTCCTTTCAGCAACCAGTGTTTGCAGTTAGGGATTGATGGTTGATAAAATCTGGAAACCAGTGaaacaaaaggaaaagtaaGGCTTAAGGTACATGACAACTTGAATTTATCCAATATGACTCAACCCTATAAAGGTTGTGCAGAAGCAACATATAGCAGTACCTTGTCAGTGAACAAGCGAAATGCCTCCTCTGCCATAGCCTTATCAAGTTCCTAACAGagaaacacaaaatttaaatgaaatttctCTATAACTTCTCCTCGGTGAGTATTAAAACTAACACATTCAACACgggtgaaaattttaagaaaatatattgagaTGGTAAAAAAGAAAGTTCTTACATCCTTTGCATTTGAGGAAGAATCAATGCGACAAATTAAATCTTGAAGGGCTTTATCATTCAAAGAATCACGAATCTCCCTGGAAGAGGCTGCAGCAAAAATACAATCataatcattataaatatttaaccaATATGAAGGTTCCACCACTGATTTTGGTACTTTGATATTGCATGTTGAGCATTCTTACATACCTATTGCCTCCAGTTGGAATTTTTGCAACAcctcacttctttcatcaactACTAATGTCTTTTCTACAAGTGATTCTGGAACAGCGGCTGATAAACAATAGGAAATGTTAGTATCAGATCACCAACATGCTTACCAACACTGAAATGCTAATGAACAGTAGGAAACGTTAGTATCAGATCACCAAATTGCTTACCAACACTGAAAATGAATTATTACATGGAAACCAGTTTCCAAAAACAAGAAGTTTATTCCATACTTAAACATTGCTGATTGCTTTATTTTGATGTCAAATTGCAGTGCAGTTCCAAGAATAACAAATTTTCAGGAAACTACATGGAACATGTATAAAGGAATATATACATGCCACTTAAGTTTCTGCCTAACGTCAAACTGAAAAATTTTGGTACTTCAGCATATGAAAGGTAAGTTTTTCATGGAATTAGCGTCTAGAGACTACCTCACCAAATTAGATAGGGAGGTGAATAAAACTTACTTGTTATGACCTCCAAAGGTTGCGGCTTGACACATGGCAATTCTGCAACATTGATGTATGTTTGATCAATTCCAGAATCGAGTAGCAAATGCCAATAAAGATTAATGGTTACGGTGAGAATTGTAGAAAAAAAGTAACGCACACACTATGATAGACTCATCAATTCAATATGGTGATTTTCATTTAATCTTGACAGTCTTTAAATAGGTTTGGACcaagtacaaaaataaaaacaagaaacaaaatatcaactgactcaataaaaaaactacttaatctatatttatcttatatcaatcaaataaaataatattgcacttaaataaattCTGCTTACCGGTTTGACTTCGGCCTTACCACATGAACAAACTAACACAAAATAGGCCTCAATTTCAATTGGTGAAAGTCAATAGTAAAAAACCATGGAAGTCAGATTTAGTACTCAAGCAAtacaagaagataaaataagatatttactGTTCCATTGACTTGGGAACCTTTCCGCATTACATCAAACATGAAACATGCATGCAACCAACATAAGGAGCCCATAAATTAAAGTCCATACCTTTGTGTTTCTTGTAACAGACCAGAGAACAACTGCAAacaacaattttcaaaaaaaaaattaagaacaatAAGCTTGAAGGAAGAAAGTAAAGGTTGGGTTTTTGCTTACTAAGGTAAGTAGCATGAAGGGCACTTGTACTTGGACAAAGCTTCGGTGCAGACTTGGCACTGTCGAGGACCCAttgtgaaagaaaataaaaggatcCCTGAAACTGAAAAAGAAGTATTTGTGAAGGAAAATAAAAGGGTCCCTTCAAACTAAACTATGCCACAATGAAAAATCTATCCAGAGAAGAAgattgaaatagaaaaaaaaaatgaaaaacagttAATGATGCTATGCGACGAAGGGTCTTAATGAGAGAATCGTTGAGGCACATACAACGAGAGGGTCCCCACCTACGTGGACGAGCAATTCACTTATGGTATCTCTTCATTGGCTCCATGTGAAAGGGTACCCAAACCCGTTTAAAAGGGTACCAAAGCAACACCCATGTTTCAAACATAAAAGAAGCTTCCAGTTAAACTCATAATCACAAGTGCaacattttttcttccttcatgAACAACAATATGCTGAGTGAATGATTAGGATATTTACACATTTTGGGATGGTGTCACTGGGGAAATTTATTGTGGTTTGGCCCTAGTTGCTTCTAGGCCAAGTCCATTTTCACTCTGCATATAATTCAAAAGTAGCAACTCAAGTCCATCAACGCCTATTTCTCACTACTTCACCAACCCAGTGAACCTTCACCTTCGTCAACCATCACACACCACCAATctatcatcatcctcatcaatTAGCTTCTTCTCCGATTCGCAACACACACAACAGGATACCCCAGCACAACACAGACAATTAAAAATCAGAAACAGATAAGAGAACAAAAACTAATTTCCTTAATTGATGGTCCAATTCTTAATTGTAATTTGTTGATGAAATTATTCATGAAAGCCCCTATCTTCGGTTCCAAAGGTGTAAATTACATGAGCTGGTAGAGGAGGAATGGGGGAAAAGAAACCCCAGCCGCCGCATAGCCGTTCTCCTTTAACTGACCAGTCCATCAGAGGCGCACCTTGAGGGCGGCGACAGTGAAAGGGACCCTAAAACAGTTTTATTAATGAAAACCTAAAACTTAAAATACCTTATAAGCTTCTTTCGCCTTCAACCTTGGAAAACCTAGTCCCTTGTTGCTGGGAGAGTCTTCTGCTTGGGAGCTTGAGATAGTCAAAGGGAGTGTGAGACGGGAAAATAGAAAAtcgaagaagaaggaaaaatggACATACGTACCTGTGAGTAAGGGTTTAACAGTGAGCAAGGGCTGGAGTGTGAGGGAGGTGAAGAAGGAATTGCACAGGCTATATGTGACTTTCACCATTGGTTATCACATTAGTGTGATGATGGGATGGATACCTTTTTCAATTGGGTCATTCTTTTAATTtgagtaatttatatttatctcataatattttattaatatttattagtgaaatatctgatatataaaataaaaatatatataatttttaatggtAGATAATTTTAGTacatattgttttaatttagaattacaTCTTAACCATCCTAATTTATCATGTTTTCGAAATTactatacatttttaatatgtattatatatgcAACGCCCAGAACTTAAAAGTAAAATCTAAGAATTTTgcaatataattaaacttttccAAAAAGttattacaaatgaaaatagaaatttcTTTGAGTCcaacaagaaaataaagaaagtatTACAAATTCTTTATAAGTAAATAaaactttgaaaccatactCCCATATAAATTCCTTCTCTCATAATCCTATAGCTAACGTTTAAGGTCCAAATATCACTTTGTATAATACAAAAGATTTCTCAACTTGTCATAGCAACCATACACCAGCAACAAATAATACATATAGCACATCTAATGTACcttttagagataaaaaaataagatcaCCGC from the Vigna angularis cultivar LongXiaoDou No.4 chromosome 3, ASM1680809v1, whole genome shotgun sequence genome contains:
- the LOC108323368 gene encoding uncharacterized protein LOC108323368 — protein: MGPRQCQVCTEALSKYKCPSCYLPYCSLVCYKKHKELPCVKPQPLEVITTAVPESLVEKTLVVDERSEVLQKFQLEAIASSREIRDSLNDKALQDLICRIDSSSNAKDELDKAMAEEAFRLFTDKILSTINP